Proteins co-encoded in one Arachis hypogaea cultivar Tifrunner chromosome 13, arahy.Tifrunner.gnm2.J5K5, whole genome shotgun sequence genomic window:
- the LOC112737663 gene encoding GPI-anchored protein LLG3-like: MKEIMSSKTLFSSILYFFLISTLATASPFLSNDIFESGASTSRSLLQAKKACGVDFENQNYTILTSQCKGPQYPQKVCCEAFKQFACPFINEINDMATDCATVMFSYINIYGKYPPGLFANECKEGNEGLDCTNVKTTSNNSSSVSNSAHLAAPYDSMLLLAVLGFIGLLFQLF, from the exons ATGAAAGAGATAATGAGTTCAAAGACATTGTTCTCTTCCATTCTCTATTTCTTCCTTATATCCACATTGGCCACTGCCTCCCCATTCCTTTCAA ATGATATATTTGAGTCTGGGGCATCCACCTCCCGTTCCCTGCTACAGGCTAAGAAAG CTTGTGGAGTTGACTTTGAGAATCAGAACTACACAATCCTAACAAGCCAATGCAAGGGACCACAATACCCACAAAAGGTTTGCTGTGAAGCATTCAAGCAATTTGCATGCCCTTTCATCAATGAAATCAATGATATGGCAACTGATTGTGCCACAGTCATGTTCAGTTACATAAACATCTATGGAAAGTACCCTCCTGGCCTCTTTGCTAATGAGTGCAAAGAAGGCAATGAAGGCCTTGATTGCACCAATGTCAAAACAACATCCAATAACAGTTCCTCTGTTTCTAACTCTGCTCATCTTGCTGCTCCTTATGACTCTATGTTGTTATTGGCCGTACTTGGTTTCATTGGTCTTTTGTTCCAACTTTTCTGA